The Microbulbifer pacificus sequence CACCCCCGAGTTGGCCTACTCGTTAAACGGTAATTTCAACTTTCCGCTGGCAGATCTCGGCGAGTTGAATGCCCGCCTCAGCTATAGCTATCGGGATGACGTCTATCCGACAACCGACCTCAGTGACCTTGTTTTCCAGGAGGGTTATGGTCTCTGGAATGCCACCGTAGTATTTACGCCGCCGAGTGGCAGTTGGCGTTTGGCACTGGAGGGCAAGAATCTCGCCGATGAAGAATACCGTACCACCGGCTATGATCTGCGAGGCTCCGGTTTCCCCATAGTTACCGGTTTTTACGGTGATCCTCGCACACTGGCCCTGCGCCTTAATTTCGATCTTTAACCATATCTTTTGAGAGTGAGTGCCGCCAATCCTGGCGGTGCTCACTCCTGCGCTCTAATAAATGATAGGGGGAGAAACCATGCTGGGTCTGATGATGCAAAGCCAGCTTACCCTGACCGGTATCATGCGCCATGCGCAGAATAATTTTCCAGGGCGGGAAATTGTCTCTATCACGGCAGACAACGACCGACACCGCTACCGCTACACGGAGGCGTTTGCACGTGCGGGTCAACTTGCCAACGCCTTGCAGCGAGTTGGCGCACGCGCCGGCGACCGTATCGGCACCTTGGCCTGGAATGACTACCGCCATTTTGAAATCTATTACGCGACTTCATGTAGCGGTTTGGTCTGTCATACCATCAATCCGCGCCTTTTCGCCGAACAGATCGTCTATATCGTCAACCATGCAGATGATCGTTGGCTGTTTATTGATCCCGCCTTCGTACCACTACTGGAGTCTGTCGCTGACCAGCTCACGTCGGTTCTGGGTATAGTGATCCTCACCGATGAGGCACATATGCCGGCTACCAAGCTACCCAATGTGCACTGTTACGAAACCCTGCTCTCAGGGGAGCATACTGATTTCGAATGGCCGGAGCTGGACGAAAACGCTCCTGCGGCCTTGTGTTACACATCCGGTACGACGGGCAACCCTAAAGGGGTGCTCTTTTCACACCGCGCCATGGTTTTGCATACCTACGGTGTACTTCTTCCCGACGCGTTTGCCCTGCAACAAGGTGAAGCGGTTTTACCGGTTGTGCCGATGTTTCATGTTAATGCCTGGTCACTACCCTATGCCGCTCCCGTGATGGGGGCCAAGCTGGTGCTTCCTGGCCCGAAAATGGGCTGTGGGGAAACACTGTGCACGCTGATTCGGGAAGAGAATGTGAATGTTGCCGCCGGAGTGCCTACGGTATGGCTGGCCCTGCTGAAATATTTACGCGAAACCGACTTGCAGATTCCGAGCCTGAACCGCGTCATCGTAGGTGGCGCCGCCTGTCCCTGGTCGATCATGGAAGAATTCGAGGAACGTCACAACGTTTATACCCATCACGCTTGGGGCATGACCGAGATGAGCCCACTCGGGACGTATAACGGGCGCGTGCCGGGTGGTCTCGCTGCGGAAGAATCCAAACGCCTGCGACTCAAGCAGGGACGTGCAGTTTACGGGGTGGAGATGCGCATTGTGCGTGAGGACGGCGTGGAATTACCGCGCGATGGTATTGCGTATGGTGCGCTACAAGTGCGTGGCCCCTGGATCTGTGAACGGTATTTCAAGGCGGATGACACTGCGCTGACAGAGGACGGTTGGTTCGATACCGGAGATGTCGCCACGATTGACGCTGATGGGTATCTGGGTATCACCGATCGCACTAAGGATGTGATCAAGTCTGGTGGGGAGTGGATTTCCTCCATCGAATTGGAAAACCTCGCCGTGGCAATGGAGGGGGTTCAAGAGGCCGCCGTGATCGGTATTGCCCATGAAAAGTGGGATGAGCGTCCGCTGTTACTGGTGGTTCCCATTCCCGGAGTCCAATTGAATCCGCAGGAAGTGCTCGCAAAATTTCATGGCAAGGTCGCCAGATGGTGGATTCCGGATGGCTGCCTGATTGTCGATGAAATTCCTCATACGGCAACGGGGAAGATCAGCAAAAAGGATCTGAGAGCACAGCTGGCTGATTTTCACTGGCCACAGCTCGAACCCGCCTGACAACGAATTATGGAGGTGTCTGCGGTACTACCAGGATGGTGGAAGAATGATGAGTGTAAACGACTAATCTAACAAACAGGTGTCTTATGAAAAAAATAATAGCGACGCTGTTGTGTTGTTTTGCTGTACAACAGGCCACTGCTGAATCTCGCTGCACGATTACGCCGGGGAGCTGGTTCAAACAGGAACGAATTGACTGCACATACCGGGGAATACGTATCCCCTCCAGTGCCATTACCGATCGTGAAGTAATCTGGGAGCTTCCCCTCGGCACACCGCCGGCGGGTGGCTGGCCAGTGGCATTGATATATCAGGGCTCCTTCCTGCCTGTGGAGTTTTCCCGCAAGAAAAACGACCCTTTTGGCGGCTACTGGGAGGCGCGGACAATCAAAGCCCTGCTGGATGCGGGCTATGCTGTTATTGCTCCGCGCGCCCCGGCGGAGTTGGCATGGCATACCAATATGCTCTCGCCCGACGAAATTTACGAGCTCAGTACTGACTACAGCTTCCTGAACAATGTATTCGATGCAATCGATGCTGGTTTGTTTGGACCGTTAAATGGAGATAGGAAATACGCTACCGGAATTTCCAGTGGCGGTTACAACACCAGCCGTATGGCAGTCAGCTGGCCTGGCGAATTCAAAGCGCTGGTGGTTCACTCCGCCTCTTACGCTGTTTGTGCCGGTCCCGCTTGTGTCGTGCCTTTGAACCTGCCGGACGACCACCCGCCGACGCGGTTCGTTCACGGCTTTCTGGATACCATCGCTCCATGGTGGGCCATGGATCTCTACTACGATCGACTACTTTGGGAAGGGATAGAAACCGACCGGTTGACCGAGGTGATGGGCAGTCATGAATGGTTCCCCAGTTCCCCGAATGCGGTCGTGAGTTGGTTTAACGCGCACCAATAAAGGACACCCGACAACATGCCCCATCCTGCATATATTTACGATGCCATTCGCACTCCCCGAGGTAAGGGGAAAGTGGACGGTTCTCTGCATCAGGTGCAACCTGCGGTGCTTGGCGGCGGTCTCCTTGGCGCGCTGCAACGCCGTCACGATCTGGATACCAGCCAAGTCGATGATGTGATTATGGGGTGCGTGTCTCCGGTCGGAGAGCAGGGTGGGGATATTGCAAAATCCATCGTCCAGTACGCGGGATGGGCTGAATGTGTCCCTGGCGTACAGTTGGACCGGTTTTGCGCCTCCGGACTCGAAGCGGTCAATATGGCCGCGATGAAGGTGGCTTCCGGATGGGAACAACTGGTAGTGGCGGGTGGCGTAGAGTCCATGTCCCGCGTACCTATGGGTTCTTCCT is a genomic window containing:
- a CDS encoding long-chain-fatty-acid--CoA ligase, yielding MLGLMMQSQLTLTGIMRHAQNNFPGREIVSITADNDRHRYRYTEAFARAGQLANALQRVGARAGDRIGTLAWNDYRHFEIYYATSCSGLVCHTINPRLFAEQIVYIVNHADDRWLFIDPAFVPLLESVADQLTSVLGIVILTDEAHMPATKLPNVHCYETLLSGEHTDFEWPELDENAPAALCYTSGTTGNPKGVLFSHRAMVLHTYGVLLPDAFALQQGEAVLPVVPMFHVNAWSLPYAAPVMGAKLVLPGPKMGCGETLCTLIREENVNVAAGVPTVWLALLKYLRETDLQIPSLNRVIVGGAACPWSIMEEFEERHNVYTHHAWGMTEMSPLGTYNGRVPGGLAAEESKRLRLKQGRAVYGVEMRIVREDGVELPRDGIAYGALQVRGPWICERYFKADDTALTEDGWFDTGDVATIDADGYLGITDRTKDVIKSGGEWISSIELENLAVAMEGVQEAAVIGIAHEKWDERPLLLVVPIPGVQLNPQEVLAKFHGKVARWWIPDGCLIVDEIPHTATGKISKKDLRAQLADFHWPQLEPA
- a CDS encoding plasmid partitioning protein: MKKIIATLLCCFAVQQATAESRCTITPGSWFKQERIDCTYRGIRIPSSAITDREVIWELPLGTPPAGGWPVALIYQGSFLPVEFSRKKNDPFGGYWEARTIKALLDAGYAVIAPRAPAELAWHTNMLSPDEIYELSTDYSFLNNVFDAIDAGLFGPLNGDRKYATGISSGGYNTSRMAVSWPGEFKALVVHSASYAVCAGPACVVPLNLPDDHPPTRFVHGFLDTIAPWWAMDLYYDRLLWEGIETDRLTEVMGSHEWFPSSPNAVVSWFNAHQ